ttagagttKttctgtggagatgggagaaccttccagaaggacaaccatctctgcagcactccaccaatcaagcctttttggtagcgtggccagatggaagccagtcctcagtaaaatgcacatgaccgTCRYCTtggaaagactctcagaccatgagaaacaagattctatggtctgatgaaaacaagattYaactctttggcctgaatgccaagtgtcacatctggaggaaacctggcaccatccctgcagtgaagcatggtggcagcatcatgctgtggagatgttttttcagcggcagggactgggagacttgtcaggatcaagggaaagatgaacagagcaaagtacagagagatcctggatgaaaacctgcttcagagcgctcaggaggACAACYaaccaaagcacacagccaagacaatgcaggagaggCTTCGGYacaagtctctgaatgtccttgagtggcccagccagagcccggacttgaacccgatcgaacatctctggagagacctMYAAATAGCTGTGCAYcaacgttccccatccaacctgacagagcttgaaaggatcttcagagaagaatgggagaaactccccaaatacaggtgggccaagcttgtagcgtcatacccaagactcaatgctgtaatcgctgccaaaggtgcttcaaaaaagtactgattATAgggtacttatgtaaatgttatatttcagttgttgtttttttaataaattagcaacaatttataaaaagctgtttttgctttgtccttatgggatattgtgtgtagattgatttttaaaaatgattgaattttagaataaggctgtaatgtaacaaaatgtggaaaaagtcaaggggtctgaatactttctgaaggcaccgtatatGGAAACTGTTTCGTTCCAAGAATAAGGGGTtaatgtaaaagaaaaaaaagaaaaatctgatctgtcttatatctctcagatacttCAGAACACTTCATTTTGGAGTTTTTCGGTACGCTCTCTTCCActtagtgaatctgttattgtttatatgggctattagcagtaaggccaaataaaataaaaatatatattttaatatttttttttatatatttttttattttaatatttttttttatacttcaagagGTCTTCTAAATCAAATTCTAaaccaaatagctaaatgatccttggtatgacattcttaaaacaattccatataagTTAGTAGATTAGAGTCAGGTGTGTGTCAGCTagtgctggggcaaaagtgtgccACCAATCATCAGGTCCCTGAGGACTGCAGTTGTCCATCCCTGTTGTACACTGTttgctgtacatactgtatacatcgTCATACAGGATAATCACTGTCCTCATGAATGCTGAATTTATCAACAGCACTGAACGACACCTAATGTTAGCCTTAATTTCACTAGTGATGCATGTCTTTGTTCCCTGGTGTATTGTCATATAAAATAGTTAACGTGCTTGCTGAAATTAATTAATGTCACCAGCTCTAGCGCTTAACACTAGAAAAGCCTGACCTCCTTGGACCCCCTTCGGCCATCCTTTGAAAGTCAACATTATAACAGTctaatgaatacatttaatatatCCTATCATTtaattgtgtttatgaaggtcttaggtaacattagaatattgaagaaaatgtatatgaaaggacacaatagcattttcatttgtttatgtaACTGCAGGCTATACGTGCAAATGAAGAAAAAACACAATTCAAGTGTTAAAATCAATTAAATAAACCCTGTCACAAAGATAATTAATTTGTTAAAGACAGGTCTTAATGAGCATCATGAATTTAAGAAAAtgcatttcaaaagaacagaatggCATATTTTCTATTTAAATATATTACTGTTCTTTGAGTGTTGAGTTAACGTGGGGAGTGCATGGATGGGATCACTGTAATTCAGAGTTGATGTAACTACTTTTTCagctataaccagtcactaccattattaTAATGTATTTCACATCCATAAATACTTTTCTAGTTGTTGTTGATATTCTAGAGTGGTTTTGATTGGTCTCTTTTCTCTTTCAAAGGGTCAAGGTATGTCCACTCCGGCTTCCCAGGGGGTTCTACGGCCTGTTCTGATTGGCTGTTTTTTTATGGCGTGCTTCGTGGGAATATTCTTAATTTACTACAAACCCCAGATCAAGTTCCATTCATGCCCAACTGACCAGGCATCCCACGAGTGGAAGGCTGGTTGTTCTCCTTGCCCTCAAGTAAGTATGGCAGGGAACCACACTGGGCAAAAAACACACCATGCCCAGACAGCCATTCAGGCCGATGATGACGGAGACACAGACACTATCATTTTGATCTGGATGTGGCCATTTGGTCAGGCCTTTGACATAGACTCTTGTGCCTACTTTAACATCAAAGGCTGTCACCTAACAGTGGATAAAAACCTTTACAGCAAGGCGCACGGTGTCATCTTCCACCATAGAGACATCCATGGAGACCTGAAGAACATGCCCCAAGAGCAACGTCCATGGTTCCAGAAATGGGTGTGGTGGAATGGAGAATCACCGGCTAATACAAACAGGATCCCTGGTGTTGACCACTTGTTKAATTTGACTGCGAGTTATCGACTGGATTCTGAWATCAAGGTTCCATATGGGTCACTTGTTGAGGTAACCAGTGAGGATAAAATCTTTGAG
The genomic region above belongs to Salvelinus sp. IW2-2015 unplaced genomic scaffold, ASM291031v2 Un_scaffold1930, whole genome shotgun sequence and contains:
- the LOC112072440 gene encoding 4-galactosyl-N-acetylglucosaminide 3-alpha-L-fucosyltransferase 9 is translated as MSTPASQGVLRPVLIGCFFMACFVGIFLIYYKPQIKFHSCPTDQASHEWKAGCSPCPQVSMAGNHTGQKTHHAQTAIQADDDGDTDTIILIWMWPFGQAFDIDSCAYFNIKGCHLTVDKNLYSKAHGVIFHHRDIHGDLKNMPQEQRPWFQKWVWWNGESPANTNRIPGVDHLXNLTASYRLDSXIKVPYGSLVEVTSEDKIFELPKKDKLVCWLVSNWNPNYKRVQVFNELSRHVKVEAYGRHFSRYLENEDYSKTLSSCKFYLAFENSIYKDYATEKLFNAMKLGAVPVVLGPSRDNYEQFIPRDSFIHVNDFSSTEELAKKLLFLDQNNEEYMRYFTWRKNFKVQQGYFGLEHTCRSCDYIRRNKGYRTIPNINKCFWG